The Levilactobacillus namurensis genomic interval GGAGTATGAATAGGTCTTAATGATGCCGGGAATGAAGAGCAACCAGCTCCAGAAAAAGACAAAAATCCCAGCCAATAAGCTAATGCCGACCCAGCCCCAGAAGTAATGACTGTCCTCAAAGAGCTTGAAGCCGCGTTGCATCGGGTTGTCGAATTGGGCCGTTCCCCGGTCTAGATCAACCATGGTCAACTGCACCCCGGCCCGCAACATCAAGCTCACAATAACTAACAGTCCCGCAAAGGACATTGCCCCCGCAGAAGTTGCTAAACTATCGGTGCCCTCCAAGATGCGTTGGAGGCCACTAACATTCCGATCCGAAATCATTTCGCTGACCCAGTTCAAGGCCAGCCATAAGATGGCAAGTAAGAAATAAAATTTAAACTGGTCGAGAACCTGTTTCTTGGCCCCCGCCTTAAGATTAATGCGATCTGCCGCTGTCATGTGTCGTCCCCTTTTCTCGCGGTCTACCCGCGTCCTCAATACTCCCTAGTATACCGTGTTTTCCCGGGAAACTGGACCCTAATTTTGCCCCTTAATCATGTGAGAAAAACACCAATCCGATGAGCTTCCCCATGGAAGCGGTTGTCCCCGTCCCCAAAAATTGGTAAACTACAACGAGTGCTTAAAAAGATTTTAGTGTAGACTATCTAAGGGAGTGCACATTAATGAAAAAGAAAAAGTTTTGGGGGATTACCGCCGGCGTGCTGGTGGTCCTACTGATTGCGGGGGGCGCCACCGCCTATCACGAACGCCACCTGATTCGCCGGTACCTGTTGGTCCACCAACACTACGACAAGCCGGACATCCTCTCCACCAACCAAATCAAGCTCAACATCCGGCCGGCGCTGTCGACCAAGAACACCACGGCCACTAACCAGCTGACCAAGACCTACCAACACGACTTACAACAGGTCAAGGTGGGGCCAGCTCAAGCTAAAGTGGTGGTGAACCCTTACAAGACGTCACCGTTATCCGGGTTGATCCTGGTCAAGACGGCCCAACCCACCCGCGTTCGCTTAGTGGTTCACGGCAACCGGCCTGCCACCACCATCAAGCAGACCTTACCCGGCTACCGGACGCAACACAGCGTTGGGGTCTTAGGCCTCTACGCTGGCCGGGCCAACCGGGTCACCCTGCGCTTCACCACTAAGGACGGGCAGGTCACCCGGCACACGTACCGGATGACCACCACCAAAGCGCCTAAGGGAATCGGGACTAACACCTTAAAAACCAGTCACCCGAAGCAGATGGCCTTAGGCCAGGGCCACACCAAGTTGACCTTCGCCGTCAGCAGTCAGGGCTACACCTACGGCTTAGATGCTCGCGGCAAAGTGCGCTGGTACAGTACCCAGAAGATCTCCCACGTGTTCAAGGAGCTCCAGAACCACCACCTGTTGATTTTAACCAAGATCAGCGATAGCGAACACAAGTACAATGCGTTACGCGAGACCGACTTTTACGGCCGGGTCTACCGTCAGTACAACATGAACGGGCTCTTCCCGACTCGTCAGGATCCCAATAAGCTGTCCACCAACACGGTGATTCACCACGACGCCATCGAGTTGCCGAACCACAACTTACTCTTGACCGTGGACGACGGGAGTAAGAAGTTCGTTGAAGACACCATGATTGAGCTAAACTACAAGACTGGTAAAATCGTCAAGGTCATCGACCTCAAGCGTATTTTGCCTAAGTCGGCTTATACCAAATACGATGGGACGCACCGGCCAGACGGGAAGATCGACTGGTTCCACCAGAACTCCATGGTTTACGACCAGAAGCGTGACGAATTGATCGTTTCCGGGCGTAATCAGGACATGATCTTCGCCATCAACTACAAGACCACCAAGCTCAAGTGGATCTTGGCCGCACCGGAGAAACTACCGAAGTCCTACCAAAAGTACCTGCTACAACCCACGAATAAGCACTTCCGTTATAACGGCGGCCAACACGCGGTTCAACTAATTCACCAGTCCCAACACCC includes:
- a CDS encoding DUF975 family protein, with the protein product MTAADRINLKAGAKKQVLDQFKFYFLLAILWLALNWVSEMISDRNVSGLQRILEGTDSLATSAGAMSFAGLLVIVSLMLRAGVQLTMVDLDRGTAQFDNPMQRGFKLFEDSHYFWGWVGISLLAGIFVFFWSWLLFIPGIIKTYSYSQAFYIYRDAYDQGHPITVLEAITRSRHMMDGNKGFLFVMDLSFILWFMLSGLFFGIPAIFVMPYYDQTRAKFYNQLVVRQAAQAGANSSLN
- a CDS encoding aryl-sulfate sulfotransferase → MKKKKFWGITAGVLVVLLIAGGATAYHERHLIRRYLLVHQHYDKPDILSTNQIKLNIRPALSTKNTTATNQLTKTYQHDLQQVKVGPAQAKVVVNPYKTSPLSGLILVKTAQPTRVRLVVHGNRPATTIKQTLPGYRTQHSVGVLGLYAGRANRVTLRFTTKDGQVTRHTYRMTTTKAPKGIGTNTLKTSHPKQMALGQGHTKLTFAVSSQGYTYGLDARGKVRWYSTQKISHVFKELQNHHLLILTKISDSEHKYNALRETDFYGRVYRQYNMNGLFPTRQDPNKLSTNTVIHHDAIELPNHNLLLTVDDGSKKFVEDTMIELNYKTGKIVKVIDLKRILPKSAYTKYDGTHRPDGKIDWFHQNSMVYDQKRDELIVSGRNQDMIFAINYKTTKLKWILAAPEKLPKSYQKYLLQPTNKHFRYNGGQHAVQLIHQSQHPGDKIELEFYDNNVPVTRGKTAQSKQWSAGEIVTINQLKKTVTKTWEFGQRLGKRNFTNIVGSSYAVGKGNTLIGFGYADWGKRSEFVEVNRKTKQIVFDVDRTHFAHGDWSYRAQRMSLYPGNGNLTLKQINH